The following are encoded in a window of Odocoileus virginianus isolate 20LAN1187 ecotype Illinois unplaced genomic scaffold, Ovbor_1.2 Unplaced_Scaffold_19, whole genome shotgun sequence genomic DNA:
- the LOC110125424 gene encoding olfactory receptor 8G1-like, protein MAAGNHSSVTEFILAGLTEHPGLQLPLFFLFLGIYVVTVLGNLVMIMLIGLSSRLHTPMYYFLSSLSFIDLCQSTVITPRMLMSFVTEKNTISYPACMTQLFFFLVFVISESHMLAVMAYDRYVAICNPLLYNVTMSYQLCSCMVVGVYIMGLTGATAHTGCMLRVLFCKADVINHYLCDLFPLLELSCSSTYINEVVVLCFSTFNILTPILTILGSYIFIISSILHIRSTEGRSKAFSTCSSHISAVAIFYGSAAFMYLQPSSVSSMDQGKVSSVFYTIIVPMLNPLIYSLRNKDVKIAFNKFLEKRCFL, encoded by the coding sequence atggcagcagGAAATCACTCCTCAGTGACTGAGTTCATCCTCGCTGGGCTCACAGAGCATCCAGGACTCCAGCTgccccttttcttcctcttcctaggAATCTATGTGGTCAcggtgctgggaaacctggtcaTGATCATGCTGATTGGGCTCAGTTCTCGcctgcacacccccatgtactatTTCCTCAGCAGTTTGTCCTTCATTGACCTCTGTCAGTCCACTGTCATTACCCCCAGAATGCTGATGAGCTTTGTGACAGAGAAGAATACTATCTCCTACCCAGCTTGTATGACTCAactcttctttttccttgtttttgttatATCAGAAAGTCATATGTTGGCTGTAATGGCGTATGATCGCTATGTTGCCATCTGTAACCCCTTACTTTACAATGTCACCATGTCTTATCAGCTCTGTTCTTGCATGGTGGTTGGGGTTTATATCATGGGCTTGACTGGTGCCACAGCTCACACAGGCTGCATGCTAAGAGTGCTTTTCTGCAAGGCTGATGTGATCAACCATTACCTCTGTGATCTTTTCCCTCTACTGGAGCTCTCCTGTTCCAGTACTTACATCAATGAGGTGGTAGTTTTGTGTTTCAGTACATTTAATATCCTCACCCCCATCCTGACCATCCTTGGCTCCTACATCTTCATCATCTCCAGCATCCTCCACATTCGTTCCACGGAGGGCAGGTCCAAAGCCTTCAGCACATGCAGCTCCCACATCTCAGCTGTTGCTATTTTCTATGGATCTGCAGCATTCATGTACCTGCAGCCATCATCAGTCAGCTCCATGGACCAAGGGAAAGTGTCCTCTGTGTTTTACACCATTATTGTGCCCATGCTGAATCCCCTGATCTACAGCCTAAGGAATAAAGACGTCAAAATTGCCTTcaataaattccttgaaaaaagatgttttctgtga